In Burkholderia gladioli, a genomic segment contains:
- a CDS encoding DUF2635 domain-containing protein — translation MRVKPAPGLQVRDPFTKKLLSADGIEVPDDSPVWNRILNDGDVVRVEQPAAAAPAPARAVTGDDKA, via the coding sequence ATGCGCGTGAAACCTGCCCCGGGTCTGCAAGTGCGCGACCCCTTCACGAAGAAGCTGCTGTCCGCCGATGGCATCGAGGTGCCCGACGACAGCCCGGTTTGGAACCGGATCCTCAACGACGGCGACGTCGTGCGCGTGGAGCAGCCCGCAGCGGCCGCGCCGGCGCCGGCCCGCGCCGTAACCGGAGACGACAAGGCATGA